In the Pirellulales bacterium genome, one interval contains:
- a CDS encoding C-terminal binding protein — MPKVAVTDYSFPALDVESGVLSPLGVDLVSWKDKRSAEELPQLVADADYVITQFAPLTAAVVNSMQRAKVIVRYGIGVDNVDLEAARAKNIPVCNVPDYCIDEVADQTLAFILAATRGVVANSNAVHEGRWGLAPPLEQMRTLRDLQVGVVGFGRIGREVVHRLLAFKCRVLVHDPVVAAAEIERAGCTARSLDELLHESDVITLHCPSTAATRGLINAESIAGMKPGVILINVARGDLVDSAALTGALASGQVSIAALDVFAPEPIPADHLILGAGNAILSAHIASASVKAVRTLRETAAGIVAKAIRGEPLPNVVNGVKR, encoded by the coding sequence ATGCCCAAAGTTGCGGTTACGGACTATTCGTTCCCTGCGCTCGACGTCGAGTCGGGCGTGCTTTCTCCGTTGGGCGTCGACCTGGTTTCGTGGAAGGACAAGCGTTCGGCCGAAGAACTGCCGCAATTGGTGGCCGATGCCGATTACGTGATCACGCAGTTCGCGCCGCTGACGGCCGCCGTCGTCAACTCGATGCAGCGCGCGAAGGTCATCGTTCGTTATGGCATCGGTGTCGACAATGTCGATCTCGAGGCGGCCCGGGCCAAGAACATTCCGGTTTGCAACGTGCCTGACTATTGCATCGACGAGGTCGCGGACCAGACGCTGGCGTTCATTCTGGCTGCGACGCGCGGCGTGGTGGCCAATTCGAACGCGGTACACGAGGGGCGCTGGGGCCTGGCCCCGCCGCTTGAGCAGATGCGTACGCTGCGCGACCTGCAGGTGGGCGTGGTCGGCTTTGGCCGTATTGGCCGCGAGGTCGTACACCGGTTGTTGGCGTTCAAATGCCGCGTACTGGTCCATGACCCTGTTGTCGCCGCGGCAGAAATCGAGCGCGCCGGCTGCACGGCTCGCTCGCTCGACGAATTGCTGCACGAATCGGACGTGATCACGCTGCATTGTCCGTCGACCGCCGCGACGCGTGGTCTGATCAATGCCGAGTCGATCGCCGGTATGAAGCCGGGCGTGATTCTCATTAACGTGGCCCGTGGCGACCTGGTCGATTCCGCGGCTTTGACCGGAGCGTTAGCGAGTGGCCAGGTTTCGATCGCGGCGCTCGATGTTTTTGCTCCCGAGCCGATTCCCGCCGATCACCTGATTTTGGGTGCCGGCAATGCAATTCTCTCGGCGCACATCGCTTCGGCGAGTGTGAAGGCTGTGCGCACGCTGCGCGAGACCGCGGCCGGCATCGTGGCGAAAGCGATCCGCGGCGAGCCTTTGCCGAACGTTGTTAACGGCGTGAAACGCTAA